Within the Thiohalobacter sp. IOR34 genome, the region CGCCCAGGGTGCCCCAGAAGGGCACGGGGATGCCCAGGGCACCGACCGTGTCCCAGGCGCCGACGAATTCGATCTCGGTGATGTCCGCCACGGCATAGCGGGCACGGAATGCCACGGCCCGCTGCGCATCCGGGCTGCTGTTGCGCGAGCGCTGGCGGTAAAGCCGATAGGCCTCGGGGATGCGATCGGCGTGTTCGCGGCGCAGCAGGCCACAGTTGCGGACAAAGCCGGCCAGGGAACGCACCGTGTAGGCACCGCGGCTGAAGCCGAAGAAGAACAAGGCGTCGCCGGGCTCGTAGTTGTGGACGAGGAAACGGTAGGCATCCATGATGTTCTTGTCGATCCCCGCCCCGGAGATGCCCCCGGCCAGTTTCCTGCGGTCGGTACCCACGCCCCAGTCATAGAACACCACCTGCTCGATGTCGCCGGCGCGCGGCCGCACCCCCCGCGCCAGGCGCAGCACGTTGGTCGCCTCGCCCCGCTCCGGCGAGTTCCAGGTGCCATCGGAAAAGATCGCGATACGTTTCATGCCCCACCTCCCTGTGCCTGCCCGGAACCAATGCCGGGCATCGCCCAATATACCGCAGCAGGGATTCGATGCTCAGGCCGGGCAGGCTGCAAACAAGGACCGCTCAGGCACTGACCCCCCCGGCGGCCAGGGCCTCGAGCCGACGGATGCGTTGCTCGGTCGGCGGGTGGGTGGAGAACAGCCGCGCCAGGCTGCTGCCGCGCAGCGGGTTGACGATGAACAGATGGGCCGTGGCCGGATGCGATTCGGCCGCCGGCAACGGGGCCCGGCGTCCGGCCAGCTCCAGTTTGCGCAGGGCACGGGCCAGTCCCAGCGGATCGCCGGCAATCCGCGCCCCCGCCTCGTCGGCGGCGAACTCGCGCGAGCGGGACACGGCCATCTGGATCAGGCTGGCCGCCAGCGGCGCCACGATCATCATCACCAGCATGCCCAGGGCATTGCCGCCGCCCTCGCTGTCGCGCCGCCCCAGGCCGAAGATCAGCGCCCACTGCGCCAGGTTGGCGAGCATGGCGATGGCGCCGGCCAGCGTCGCGGCCACGGTGCCGGTGAGGATGTCACGGTTGCGGACATGGGCCAGCTCGTGCGCCAGCACGCCGGCCAACTCGCGCTCGTCGAGCATGCGCAACAGGCCGCTGGTCACCGCCACCGCCGCATGCTCGGGATTGCGCCCCGTGGCGAAGGCATTGGGTGCCGCGGAATCGATGAGATACAGGCGCGGCATGGGCAGGCCGGCGCGCGCGGTCAACCGCTGCACGGTGCGGTACAGACCCGGCGCCTGCTGCGGGCCGATCTCCCGCGCCCGGTACATGGACAGCACCAGGCGGTCCGAATACCAGTAGCTGCCGAAGTTCATCAGCGCGGCGAACAGCAGGGCGACGATCATGCCCTGCTGGCCCCCGAGGGCCTGACCGGCGGCCAGCAGCAGGCCGGTCAGACCGGCCAGCAGCAGAGTGGTTCGCAAGGTGTTCATGAGGATGCTTTTCCCTCCCGTCGTCGACTGCCGGGGAAAGTGGGGGCGGCGGCCGGCCCTTTCAATCATCCCCTGGCCATGGCTCGCCCGCAGATCGCAGGATAACTTCTTGATAGTTATAAAAAATGGACATCAGCCTCAAAAAATGCTATTGTGCAAAACTTTCTGGCTCCCTGGATGGATGGAAGACCCGCGCGATGGACCCGGCCCCTCAGGCACCAGACGCCCCCGCAGCGATCCCTGCCGATGCCCATTCGCTACGGGTGCTGGCCGTGGAGCAGCAGCTGCGTATCGTCTATCGCGCCATGCAGGCCTATTCCCGTGGTGTCGAGCGCCAATGCGGGGTCAGCGCCGCCCAGCTCTGGGCGCTCCGGGAACTGGCAAGACAGCCGGGGCTGCGCGTCTCTCAGCTCTCGCAGGCGCTCTCCCTGCATCAGTCGACCACCAGTAACCTGTTGGACAAGCTGGAAAAGAAGGCCCTGGTGGCCCGTCGGCGCGGCGGCCCGGACCAACGCACGGTACGGGTCGAACTGACCGACGCCGGCAGGCAGATTCTGGGGCGCGCGCCGCGGCAGGGCACCCTCAACGATGCCCTGCGCCGTCTGCCGGAGGCGGTGGTGGCCGAGCTGGAGCACGGCCTGAGGGCCATGGTGGCCGTGATGGCCGATGCCGGCGGTGGCCTGTTCCAGCCTGCGGCCAGGGACAGCCGAATTGATTCGATACGAGAGGAGTAACCTGTGAGCAAGGAGTTGATGTTTTTCTGCATCCCCCAGGAAGCCTACATGCGCACCGACAACTGTCAGAAGCTGCGCAAGCGTCCCACCGGGAAGGTGCCGGCCGGTGCCCAGCCCAAGCTGCGCGCCTGCGAGGGTTGCACCATGTTTCCCCTGGTCGACAAGCTGAAGGTTCCGACGGTCAGCCTCGCCGACTATCTCGGCGGACGCCGTCCCGAGGTGGCCAATCTGCGCTCCGCCAGCAACCGCAAGCTGATCCAGGCCCATCTCGAACGCGAGGCCAGCTGAGGCGGCCCGCCGCGTCTCCAGCACAGAGGCAAGACGATGTCACAGGTGAGCAATCTCCAGCATCGGCCCGCCCCCCTGGGCGAAGTGCCGACCGACGACGACCGCTTCCGGGTCTACACCGAGCGCCAGTTCGACCGGATCGAGCCGCTGCAGCGCCTGCCCGAGGCACAGCGCTTCGCCATGCGCGTGGTGGCCAACGTCTTCCCCTTCCGGGTCAACCAGTACGTGATCGACGAACTGATCGACTGGAACGACATCCCTGACGACCCGATCTTCCAGCTCACCTTCCCGCAACCCGGGATGCTGCCGGAGGCGGACTTCGCACGCATGGCCGAAGCCCTGCGTGGCGGCGACCGCAAGGCGATCAAGGCGGTGGCGCGCGACATCCAGGCCGGCCTCAATCCCCACCCGGCCGGCCAGCAGCAGCTCAACGTGCCGCGGCTCGACGGCGAGCCGCTGCCCGGCATGCAGCACAAGTACCGCGAGACGGTGCTGTTCTTCCCCAGCCAGGGCCAGGTCTGCCATGCCTACTGCACCTTCTGCTTCCGCTGGGCCCAGTTCATCGGCGACAAGACCCTGCGCTTCGCCGCCAACGAGGCCGGCCAGCTGCACCGCTACCTGGAGCAGAATCCGCAGGTCAGCGACCTGCTGATCACCGGCGGCGACCCGATGGTGATGAAGACCTCGCACCTGCAGGCCTACCTCGAACCCCTGCTGCGGCCGGAGTTCGAGCACCTGCAGACCATCCGCATCGGCACCAAGTCGCTGACCTTCTGGCCGCAGCGCTACGTCAGCGACCCGGACGCGGACGCCCTGCTGGCGCTGCTCGAACGCCTGGCCGGCAGCGGCAAGCAGGTGGCGCTGATGGCTCACTTCAACCACTGGCGCGAGCTGGAGACCCCGGTGGTACGCGAGGCGATCCGCCGCATCCGTGACACCGGCGCGGTGATCCGCACCCAGGCGCCACTGGTGCGACACATCAACGACGACGCGGACGTCTGGGCCCGCCTGTGGCGCACCCAGGTCCGCCTGGGGCTGATCCCCTATTACATGTTCATCGAGCGCGACACCGGTGCCCGCCACTATTTCGAGGTGCCTCTGGCCCGCGCCTGGTCCATCTACCGCGAGGCCATGCAGCAGGTCTCGGGCCTCGGCCGTACCGCCCGCGGCCCGAGCATGAGCGCCGGACCGGGCAAGGTCGAGGTACAGGGCATCGCCGAGATCCATGGTGAGAAGGTCTTCGTGCTGCGCTTCATCCAGGGCCGCAACCCGGACTGGGTGCAGCGGCCCTTCTTCGCCCGCTTCGACCCCGAGGCCACCTGGCTCGACCAGCTGAAACCGGCTTTCGGCGAGGAACGCTTCTTCTTCGAGGACGAATACGCCGAGATGCAGCGCCAGGCGCTGCGCTGCGGACTGGCCTGAGCCAGCCGCAGCCCCTGGGGATGGACCCCCGCGGCCGGGCGCGCTAATGTTGGGAGCAGGCCCTCAGCGGAGCCGATCCCGGGATGCCCGCGCGCTACCATGCCATCCGCCGCTTCTGCCCCTATCAGGGGGTGATCCAGATCGTCGACTGCGGCACCGCCCAGGCCTACTCCACCGACGGCCAGCACTGGCGGATCCGCGTCCGCCGGCCGGGCGCCGCCGGCGACGCCCTGCTCGAGGCCCTGGAGCAGCGCCCGCCACTGCCGTTTCCGCTCGCCGACCGCATCGAACTCTGGCTGCTCGACCACAGCCGCCGGCAGCCGCTGGCCCTGGTCAAGAGCCGCTGCAACCTGCGCGAGATGGACGCCGTGAGCGACCCGCTGTGGCGCCCCTTCCTCGTCTCCCAGCAGGGTTTCCGTTGCCAGGCCCTGGAGGAAGACGCTCAGCGCACCCCGCCCGGGGCCCGGCCGCCACGCGCCCAGGACGTGCTGGAACGGCGGGTCAACCGCGCCGCCCGGCCACTGCCGGTGTTGCAATGGTTCGAGCGCCTCGAGGACGGCAGCGGCATCGGCCACGACGGCCTGCGGGTGGACGACAGCCTCTACGGTCGGGAATTGCCGGCGGCGGCCTTCCCGCCACTGCTGGTCAGGGAGGACTGGGAGGATCCCCTGAGCTGCGCCCTGGTCCAGGACTACCACGCCTGGCAGGCCCCGCTGCTGCTCGCCCACCAGAACCTCGACCGCGACACCCGGCAGCGGCTGGAGACCGCGGCCTGCCAGCGCCCCGAGGCCCTGGCCGCCAACTACCACATGTATCCCGAGGTGCTGGATGGCGAGGCCTTGCAGGTGGCCCTGGTCTCGGCCCGGCTGATGCAGAGCCGTTGAGGGCGATTCATCGCTGAACACCGATCGCGGCCTGGAGGCCGCTCCTACGAGAGCACGGCGGACCCCCTCGCCGCCACGGCTGCGAGCTGCCGATCGTGCCAGCGGCCGAGCAGCAGCAGGGCCAGCACGGCGCCGACCAGGGCCAGGAACATGTCGGCCTGGGTGTCCCAGACGTCGCCCTGGGTGGCGAGGAAGGCCTCGGCCGCCTCCGCCGAGACCAGCGCCACCCACCATTCGAGCAGCTCGTAGAAGGCGCTCAGCGCCAGGCAGAAGCAGACGATCAGAAAGTTCCGCCAGGCCGTCCCCTTCACCACCTGCAGACGGATCAGCAGCTCCCGCGCCAGCAGCGCCGGCACGAAGCCCTGGAAGAAATGGCCGAGGCGGTCGTAGTGGTTGCGCGCCAGACCCAGGGCATCGCGCAACCAGTCACCGAGCGGCACCTCGGCATAGGTGTAGTGGCCGCCGACCATGAGCACGATGGCATGCAGCAGAACCAGCACATAGGCCAGCGGGGTGAGGGGGAAGCGCCGCCGCGTGGCCGCCAGCACGCCGGCGCCGATCAGCGCCGGCAGCACCTCCAGCAGCCAGGTCGGGTAGTCGTGGGGACGGATCGCAGACCACAGCAGGACCGCGCCGAACAGGACAGCCCAGAGGATGGCCCACCACCCCGTGCACCCCCGGCCACAACTGGCCCGCCCGCCACCCTCGTAAGCAGTCATGCAAGCTCCCTCCACCATCCTGTCGATGCACCTCAGACTATCATTAACCCGGCAGCCCCCGGATGACGGCGTGGCTGGACCCGCCGGGGATCGCGGCCTGGAGGCCGCTCCTACGGGGCATGGCGGCACCCTGGTAGGAGCGGCCTCCAGGGCGCGATCGGGATACACACCAAATCGCGGTGGGGACGCCGCTCCTACGGGGCGGGGCGTCACGATTATGTTGTAGGAGCGGCCTCCAGGCCGCGATTGGCGTGGCGTTATTGACCCGCCAACCGCCGCTCTGCCCGCCAGCACCATCTGCTAAAATGGGCCGATGGACGTCTCCCACATCCTCGATCCCCTGAACGACGCGCAGCGCGAGGCGGTGACCGCCCCAGCCGGCCCGCTGCTGGTGCTGGCCGGCGCCGGCAGTGGCAAGACGCGGGTGCTGGTGCACCGCATCGCCTGGCTGATCGAGGTGGAGCGGGTCTCGCCCTACGGCATTCTCGCCGTGACCTTCACCAACAAGGCGGCGAAGGAGATGCGCGGCCGCATCGAGCAACTGCTCGGCGTGCCCGCCGGCGGCATGTGGGTCGGCACCTTCCACGGCCTGGCGCACCGCCTGCTGCGTCGCCACTGGCAGGACGTCGGGCTGCCGGAGAGCTTCCAGATCCTGGATGCCGACGACCAGCTGCGGGTGGTGAAGCGGGTGGTGCGCGCGCTGGAACTGGACGAGGCGCGCTGGCCGCCCCGGCAGCTGCAGTGGTACATCAACGGCCGCAAGGACGAGGGCCTGCGTCCGCAACACATCGAACCCAACGACGACCCCTTCGAACGCACCCAGCTGCGGGTCTATGAAGCCTACGAGGAACTCTGCCGGCGCGGCGGCATGGTCGACTTCGCAGAGCTGCTGCTGCGCGCCCACGAGCTGTGGCTGCAGCGCCCGGAGATCCTCGACCACTACCGGCAGCGTTTTGGCCACCTGCTGGTCGATGAGTTCCAGGACACCAACGCCATCCAGTACGCCTGGCTGCGCCTGCTGGCCGGCAGCCACGGCCGGCTGTTCGCGGTCGGCGACGACGACCAGTCGATCTACGGCTGGCGCGGCGCCCGGGTGGAGAACCTGCAGCGCTTCAGCCAGGACTTCGCCGGAAGCCGCCTGGTCCGGCTGGAACAGAACTACCGCTCCACCGCCACCATCCTCAATGCCGCCAACGCCCTGATCGCCCACAACCAGGGCCGGCTCGGCAAGCAGTTGTGGACCGAGGGGGAGGAGGGCGATCCGATCCAGCTCTACAACGCCTTCAACGAATACGACGAGGCGCGATTCGTGGTGGAACGCATCGAGCAGGCGGTGGCCGAGGGACGGGCGCGCAGCGAGATCGCCATCCTCTACCGCTCCAATGCCCAGTCGCGGGTGTTCGAGGAACAGCTCATGCAGCGCCAGATCCCCTATCGGGTCTACGGTGGCCTGCGCTTCTTCGAGCGCGCCGAGATCAAGGACGCGCTGGGCTATCTGCGCCTGGCCAGCAATCCACACGACGACGCCTCCTTCGAACGGGTGGTGAACCAGCCGCCGCGCGGCATCGGCGAACGTACCCTGGGCACGGTGCGCGAGCAGGCCCGGCAGCGCGGCTGCTCGCTGTGGCAGGCGACCGAGGCGGTGATCGGCGAGGGCCTGCTCAACGCCCGCGCCAGCAATGCCCTGCGCGCCTTCCTGGAACTGATCCGCGAACAGGCCGCCGGCCTGACGGACCTGCCGCTGGAGGAACAGGTCGAGCAGGTCATCGCCGCCAGCCGGCTGGTCGAGCACTACCGCAAGGAGAAGGGCGAGCGCGGCCAGACGCGCATCGAGAACCTGCAGGAACTGGTCAATGCCGCCCGCCACTTCGATCCGGAGGCGGACGAGGCGACCCGCGACATGGCGCGGCTCGACGCCTTCCTGGCCCATGCCGCGCTGGAGGCCGGCGAGGGCCAGGCCGAGGCCTGGGAGGACTGCGTGCAGCTGATGACCCTGCACTCGGCCAAGGGCCTGGAGTTCCCGCTGGTGTTCATGGCCGGCATGGAGGAGGGGCTGTTCCCGCACCAGATGTCGATCGAGGAGCCCGGCCGGCTGGAGGAGGAACGGCGCCTGTGCTACGTCGGCATGACCCGCGCCCGCCAGCAACTGGTGATGAGCTGTGCCGAACGGCGCCGGCTGCATGGCTCGGAATCCTACGCCCTGCCGTCCCGCTTCCTGCGCGAGATCCCCGGCGAACTGATCGAGGAGATCCGCCCCCAGGTCAGCGTCCGCCGGCCGCTATCTGCCGCTGGCGGCAGCAGCGGGCTGCGCGAGGCACCGCCGCAGGCCGCCGGCGGCAGCCTGCAACTCGGCCAGCAGGTGCGGCACCCCAAGTTCGGTGAAGGCGTGGTGCTGAACTACGAGGGGCAGGGCGCCCATGCCCGGGTGCAGGTCAACTTCAGCCAGGCCGGCGCCAAGTGGCTGGTGGTGGCCTATGCCAATCTGGAGATGGCCTAGCCCGGATATTGCACCAAGGCGGCCTTGAAAGCGTAATTTTTCCAGTATATCAAGGCAGTAATCCCCTATGCGAGCAATTGTGCCCTGTTACAGTTTGCGCCTCGATCGCGGCCTGGAGACCGCTCCTACAAGGCATGGCGGCACAATGTGTTGACGTAGGAGCGGCCTCCAGGCCGCGATTGGGGCGGGATCCACGGTGGGCAATGCCCGGAGTCGACCGAACAGGCACAAAGCCGGGTTAATACCAGCCTGCACGCCGATCATGCGGACCGGCTTGGTGCAACATGCGGGTTAGCCCTGACACCGCACGGAAAGCACGGACGGCTCAAAAGGTGGGTAGGAGCGGTCGCCAGGCCGCGATGGGCTACTGCTGCAGCCGGGTCACGTTGGAGGCCGGTGACGGGGTCAGGCTGAGCAGGGCGTCACGCGGCTTGCCGAGGTAGTTGCCCTGGGCATAGTCGATGCCGTACTCCTTGAGCAGGGCCAGGATCTCCGCACTCTCCACGTACTCGGCGATGGTCACCTTGCCCAGCGCATGGGCGATCTGGTGCATCGACTGCACCATCGCCTGGTCGACGCTGGACTGGGCCATGCCCTGCACGAAGGAGCCGTCGATCTTCAGCTTGTCGACCGGCAGGTGCTTGAGGTAGGTGAAGGAGCTGAAGCCGGAACCGAAGTCGTCGAGCGCGAACTGGCAGCCGATCTCCTTCAGCTCGCCGATGAAGCGTTCCGCCGCCCCCAGGTAGGCGATGGCCGCGGTCTCGGTGATCTCGAAGGTCAGCCAGGAGGGGTCCAGTCCGGTCTCGCGCAGCAGTTGCTGGATCATCGGCAGCAGCTGGTCGTCCTCAAAGGCCTTGCCCGAGAGGTTGATGGAGAAGCAGACCTGCATCCCCTGCTCGCGCAGCGTGGCCAGCTGGTGCATGGCGCGCCTGACGATCCAGCGGTCGACGCTGTGGATCAGGCCGAAGCGCTCCGCGGCCGGCATGAAGCCGCCGGGCAGGATCACGTCGCCGTCGTCGCAGACCATGCGCACCAGCACCTCGTAGTCCTGCACCACGCCGCTGTCCACCGAGACGATCGGCTGATAGACGAGCTGGAAACGGTCCTGCTCCAGCATCTCGCGCACCCGTGCCGCCCAGCCCATGTCCTCGGCCATGCCGGCCTTGTCGCTGTCCGCCGGGTTGTACAGATGCACCCGGTTGCGGCCCTGGGTCTTGGCCATGTTGCAGGCCAGGTCGGCATGCGACAGCATCTCGTCCGCCGAGCCGGCCATGGCATCGATCAGCGCGCCGCCGATGCTGCAGGTGACGTTGAAGTTCTTGCCGTCGTAATGGAAGACGTATTCCTCGAACAGGCGGCGGAAGTTCTCCGCCACCCGCGGTGCCTGCTGGGCATCGACGTTGTACACCAGCAGGGTGAACTCGTCGCCGCCGAAGCGCGCCAGCAGATCGCCCTCGCGGACGTGGGAACGAAGCAGGGCGCTGATCTCCATCAGCAGCTGGTCGCCGGCAGCATGGCCCAGGGTGTCGTTGATGTACTTGAACTGGTCGAGGTCGATGTAGAACAGGGCGCACTCGGTGGCGCTGCGGGCCACCCGTGCCACGGTCCGCTCCAGCTCCTGCTGGAAGTAGTGGCGGTTGAACAGCCCGGTCAGCGAATCGTGCTCCGCCTGGTAGGCGAGCTGTTGCTGGAAGGCCTTCTGCTCGCTGATGTCACGCGCCGTCCCGCTGATGTACTGCACCCGGCCTTCCTCGTCGAGGTGCGCCCGGGCATTGAAGCTGAGGTGATGCTCGCGTCCCTCGCGGTCCTTGTGCACCGTCTCGTACTGCACCAGCTCCTCGCCTCGGAGGATGGCGCGGAAGGCCTGCTCGTCGCGCTCGGCATGACTGGCGGTACGGAATTCGCTGATATGCCGCCCGATCATCTCCTGCGGACTGTAGCCGTAGATGGACTGGCAGGCACCATTGAGATAGGTCCAGCACCCCTCGGCGTCCGTGCTCCACACCAGGTCGTGGGCAGTCTCCACCAGATCACGGTAGCGCGCCTCGGCATTGAGCAGCTGGTGCTCGGCCTGCTTGCGCTGGGTGATGTCGGCCACCAGGCAGGTAAACATCGGCTTGCCGCTGAGATCCATGCGGCTGACCCGCACCGAGACGGTGATCGCCTGGCCGTTGCGATGCAGGCCGGTGCTCTCCCGTTCGCTGCATTCCAGCGGTGGCGGCTGTCCCTCCCCGGCCAGTTCCGGCAGCAGCCAGGCCAGCGGCTTGCCGCGGATCTCCGAGGCGAGGAAGCCGAACAGCTGCTCGGCGGCCGGGTTGAAGGTGTCGATACGTCCCTGCTCGTCGACCACGATGATGCCCTCCGCGGCGGTATCGACCACCGCGCGCATGTGCGATTCCTGGTCGCCCAGGCGACGGAACACCCGGCCCAGGGTCTGGGTCAGGTAGCCGATCTCATCGGTCGACTGGGGACGCAGCCCGGCCAGGTCGGCATGGGTCGAGGCGCCGCTGCGCCGCAGCACCTCTTCCACCGGATGCAGCGACTGGGCGACGCTGCGGATCGACAGCCAGGTGACCAGAGCGGTCACCGTGGCCAGCAGCCCCCAGAGCACGAGCAGCTGCGGGTTGAGGCTGCCGCTGTGCAGCCAGTGGTAATTCAAGAGCATGGAATAGGCGAGCAGCGGCACGAAGCCGACCAGCAGCATCAGCCGCGAGCGCAGGCTGACCTGGATCTCGGGCAGCCCGAGCCGCGACACCAGGCGGCCGAGCTGGTCGAGGCTGGCCAGGTAGGCCGGCAGCCCGAGCAGCACGCCGATGGTCAGCTGCAGCAGCAGCAGATTGAGGAAGGCCGGCAGCTCGGCCGCCAGGGACACACCGCGCGACAGCTGGTAGATGGCGGGCGCCAGCAGGGCATAGAGCAGGAAGGGCGCCCAGTATTCCCGCGGGAAACGCGCCAGGCGACGATGCAGATGGCCGGGGGCGTTGTCAGCCGCCGGGTTGCGCGCCAGCCAGTCGCCAAAGGGTCGCAGATAGTGGTGGAAATGCAGCCAGCCCCAGCCGAGCAGCAGGGCCAGGAAGGCCGGCAGCCAGCCGGCGCGCAGCGCCTGGGCGAGACCCGCGCCATCCACCAGCCCGAACAGCCAGGCGGTGCCGAAACCGCTCAGGGGCACCAGCAGCAGGCCGGCAACTATGGTCGCCACGAACCGGCGTTCGGATAACGGGGGGAGGGTCATGCACTCGGCTCCGGGTTCTGCCGGAACGGGAGGCGCCGCGTCCTTGAGGGGGTTCCGACGAAAATCTTCCTTCGTTTTATCGTTGTAATAGAGCTCATTAGCAAGCTTTGTGAAGGCGAAGTGGGAGTATAATCGCATAAGCGAATGCGATTGCAAGCCTTTTCTATCACGCCCGTGCCGTCAGCAGCCGGCGGCCCGGCCCGCCGGGATGCAGCCGCCCCTGGGATCTGCGTACAATGCGCCCAGTCCGCAGCACAGGGGAATCCGCATGAAACGTCGTGACTTCATCCGCGCCTCCGGGGCCGGCGCCCTGGCCGCCGGCGGCGCCTTGGCCGGGGCCCCGGCCATCGCCGGCAAGACCATCCGCTGGAAGATGGTCACCACCTGGCCGAAGAACTTTCCGGGCCTGGGCACCGGCGCCAACTTCCTCGCCCGCACCATCACCGAGATGAGCGGTGGCCGGCTGAAGGTCAAGGTCTACGGCGCCAAGGAGCTGGTCCCCGCCTTCGAGACCTTCGACGCGGTCTCGCGCGGCACGGCCCAGATGGGCCACGGCGCTGCCTATTACTGGAAGGGAAAATCGGAAGCGGCACAGTTCTTCTCGGCCGTGCCTTTCGGTCTCACCGCCCAGGAGATGAACGCCTGGTTGTATCACGGCGGCGGCCTGGAACTGTGGCGCGAGGTCTACGCGCCCTTCGGTCTGATCCCGGCCGCAGCCGGCAACACCGGGGTGCAGATGGGTGGCTGGTTCAACAAGACGATCGACAGCGTCGACGACCTCAAGGGTCTGAAGATGCGCATCCCTGGCCTCGGCGGCGAGGTGCTGCGCCGCGCCGGCGGCACCCCGGTGAGCCTGCCCGGCGGCGAGATCTTCACCTCGCTACAGTCCGGCGCCATCGACGCCACCGAATGGGTCGGCCCCTACAACGACCTGGCCTTCGGCCTGTACAAGGCGGCCAAACACTATTACTACCCCGGCTGGCACGAGCCCGGCACCACCCTCGAATGTTTCATCAACCGCAAGGCCTTCGACGCCCTGCCCAAGGATCTGCAGCAGATCGTCACCCACGCCTGCCGGGTTGCCAACCAGGACATGCTGGCCGAATACACCGCGCGCAACAACGCCGCGCTGCAGACCCTGGTCGACAAGCACAAGGTCGACCTGCGGCGTTTCCCGGAACCGGTGATGAGCCGCCTGAAGCAGCTCTCGGACGAGGTGGTGGCGGAGATCGCCGCCAAGGATGCCCTGTCGAAAAAGGTCTATCACGCCTTCCGCACCTTCCGCGACCAGGTCATGGCCTGGCACGACGTCTCGGAACGCGCCTACATGGCGGCGCGGGCTGGCCTATAAGCCTAAGGCACGTTCCGTGGGCCGGGATCTGCCGGGGCGGCAGAATGGGGGGGCGTGCCCTTGTACGCCGATCGCGGCCTGGAGGCCGCTCCTACCATATTGTG harbors:
- a CDS encoding lysine 2,3-aminomutase, with protein sequence MSQVSNLQHRPAPLGEVPTDDDRFRVYTERQFDRIEPLQRLPEAQRFAMRVVANVFPFRVNQYVIDELIDWNDIPDDPIFQLTFPQPGMLPEADFARMAEALRGGDRKAIKAVARDIQAGLNPHPAGQQQLNVPRLDGEPLPGMQHKYRETVLFFPSQGQVCHAYCTFCFRWAQFIGDKTLRFAANEAGQLHRYLEQNPQVSDLLITGGDPMVMKTSHLQAYLEPLLRPEFEHLQTIRIGTKSLTFWPQRYVSDPDADALLALLERLAGSGKQVALMAHFNHWRELETPVVREAIRRIRDTGAVIRTQAPLVRHINDDADVWARLWRTQVRLGLIPYYMFIERDTGARHYFEVPLARAWSIYREAMQQVSGLGRTARGPSMSAGPGKVEVQGIAEIHGEKVFVLRFIQGRNPDWVQRPFFARFDPEATWLDQLKPAFGEERFFFEDEYAEMQRQALRCGLA
- a CDS encoding MarR family transcriptional regulator; this translates as MDPAPQAPDAPAAIPADAHSLRVLAVEQQLRIVYRAMQAYSRGVERQCGVSAAQLWALRELARQPGLRVSQLSQALSLHQSTTSNLLDKLEKKALVARRRGGPDQRTVRVELTDAGRQILGRAPRQGTLNDALRRLPEAVVAELEHGLRAMVAVMADAGGGLFQPAARDSRIDSIREE
- the htpX gene encoding zinc metalloprotease HtpX, with translation MNTLRTTLLLAGLTGLLLAAGQALGGQQGMIVALLFAALMNFGSYWYSDRLVLSMYRAREIGPQQAPGLYRTVQRLTARAGLPMPRLYLIDSAAPNAFATGRNPEHAAVAVTSGLLRMLDERELAGVLAHELAHVRNRDILTGTVAATLAGAIAMLANLAQWALIFGLGRRDSEGGGNALGMLVMMIVAPLAASLIQMAVSRSREFAADEAGARIAGDPLGLARALRKLELAGRRAPLPAAESHPATAHLFIVNPLRGSSLARLFSTHPPTEQRIRRLEALAAGGVSA
- the uvrD gene encoding DNA helicase II — protein: MDVSHILDPLNDAQREAVTAPAGPLLVLAGAGSGKTRVLVHRIAWLIEVERVSPYGILAVTFTNKAAKEMRGRIEQLLGVPAGGMWVGTFHGLAHRLLRRHWQDVGLPESFQILDADDQLRVVKRVVRALELDEARWPPRQLQWYINGRKDEGLRPQHIEPNDDPFERTQLRVYEAYEELCRRGGMVDFAELLLRAHELWLQRPEILDHYRQRFGHLLVDEFQDTNAIQYAWLRLLAGSHGRLFAVGDDDQSIYGWRGARVENLQRFSQDFAGSRLVRLEQNYRSTATILNAANALIAHNQGRLGKQLWTEGEEGDPIQLYNAFNEYDEARFVVERIEQAVAEGRARSEIAILYRSNAQSRVFEEQLMQRQIPYRVYGGLRFFERAEIKDALGYLRLASNPHDDASFERVVNQPPRGIGERTLGTVREQARQRGCSLWQATEAVIGEGLLNARASNALRAFLELIREQAAGLTDLPLEEQVEQVIAASRLVEHYRKEKGERGQTRIENLQELVNAARHFDPEADEATRDMARLDAFLAHAALEAGEGQAEAWEDCVQLMTLHSAKGLEFPLVFMAGMEEGLFPHQMSIEEPGRLEEERRLCYVGMTRARQQLVMSCAERRRLHGSESYALPSRFLREIPGELIEEIRPQVSVRRPLSAAGGSSGLREAPPQAAGGSLQLGQQVRHPKFGEGVVLNYEGQGAHARVQVNFSQAGAKWLVVAYANLEMA
- a CDS encoding DUF2238 domain-containing protein — encoded protein: MTAYEGGGRASCGRGCTGWWAILWAVLFGAVLLWSAIRPHDYPTWLLEVLPALIGAGVLAATRRRFPLTPLAYVLVLLHAIVLMVGGHYTYAEVPLGDWLRDALGLARNHYDRLGHFFQGFVPALLARELLIRLQVVKGTAWRNFLIVCFCLALSAFYELLEWWVALVSAEAAEAFLATQGDVWDTQADMFLALVGAVLALLLLGRWHDRQLAAVAARGSAVLS
- a CDS encoding DUF2235 domain-containing protein codes for the protein MKRIAIFSDGTWNSPERGEATNVLRLARGVRPRAGDIEQVVFYDWGVGTDRRKLAGGISGAGIDKNIMDAYRFLVHNYEPGDALFFFGFSRGAYTVRSLAGFVRNCGLLRREHADRIPEAYRLYRQRSRNSSPDAQRAVAFRARYAVADITEIEFVGAWDTVGALGIPVPFWGTLGEREFLFHDTAPSRIIRHARHALSIDENREDFEPTLWDAKPGLDIRQVWFPGVHADVGGGYPERGLADCAAHWMLGEAQRFGLMFEDHLLGGLRPDPLAPQHNERKGIYRARRETVRRIDGPLHRSARQRWEADVQDYRRRSKALAALLATVGGDWSQIELLD